The proteins below are encoded in one region of Heliangelus exortis chromosome 22, bHelExo1.hap1, whole genome shotgun sequence:
- the MIGA2 gene encoding mitoguardin 2 isoform X2, with product MAFRRTEGMSIIQALAMTVAEIPVFVYTTFGQSVFSQLRLSPGLRKVLFATALGTVALALAAHQLKRRRRRKKQIAPEKCGFKAGGITVPILPTRRVSSVKKGYTSRRVQSPGSKSNDTLSGISSIEPSKHSSSSHSLASMVAVNSSSPTPAGMWEAQAMGDAGAIGDSSAESLYVQGMELFEEALQKWEQALTIRQRDSASTSTPVPWDSKKQQDSISENIPEESQKREFAEKLESLLHRAYHLQEEFGSSLPSDSMLLDLEKTLMLPLADGSLRLRTDDEDSSASEDSFFSAAELFDSLHFEEIPFPLSKPVAAYEEALQLVKEGKVACRTLRTELLGCYSDQDFLAKLHCVRQAFQELLEDESNQLFFGEVGKQMVIGLMTKAEKNPKAFLESYEEMLRYALKQETWPTTQLELEGRGVVCMSFFDIVLDFILMDAFEDLENPPSSVLAVLRNRWLSDSFKETALATACWSVLKAKRRLLMVPDGFISHFYSVSEHVSPVLAFGFLGPKQQLSEVCSFFKHQIVQYLKDMFDLDNVRYTTVQSLAEDILQLSRRRSEILLGYLGTETSPEMNGTVPGENEPLKELI from the exons ATGGCTTTCAGAAGGACAGAGGGAATGTCCATCATCCAGGCCCTGGCAATGACCGTGGCAGAGATCCCTGTGTTTGTTTACACAACGTTTGGGCAG TCTGTCTTCTCTCAGCTGAGGCTCTCCCCAGGCCTCCGGAAGGTGCTGTTTGCCACAGCCCTTGGGACAGTTGCCTTGGCTCTTGCAGCTCATCAGCTGAAGCGTCGGCGTCGTAGGAAGAAGCAGATTGCTCCTGAGAAGTGTGGCTTCAAGGCTGGAGGGATCACCGTGCCCATCTTGCCAACCAGAAGGGTCTCCTCGGTGAAGAAAG GATACACCAGCAGGAGGGTCCAGAGTCCTGGCAGCAAGAGCAATGACACACTCAGTGGGATTTCCTCCATTGAGCCCAGCAAACATTCCAGTTCCTCCCACAGCCTCGCTTCG ATGGTAGCAGTCAACTCTTCAAGTCCAACCCCAGCAGGGATGTGGGAGGCCCAGGCAATGGGAGATGCTGGAGCCATTGGTGATTCCAGTGCAGAAAGCCTCTATGTTCAAG GCATGGAGCTGTTTGAGGAGGCCCTGCAGAAGTGGGAGCAGGCACTGACCATCAGGCAGAGGGACAGTGCCAGTACCAGCACCCCTGTGCCCTGGGACAGCAAGAAACAGCAAGACAGCATTTCTGAGAACATCCCAGAG GAGTCCCAGAAAAGAGAGTTTGCTGAGAAGCTGGAGTCCCTTTTGCACAGAGCCTACCACCTCCAGGAGGAGTTTGGGTCTTCACTTCCATCAGACAGCATGCTGCTGGATCTTG AGAAGACTTTGATGCTTCCACTGGCGGATGGGTCGCTGCGGCTTCGGACGGATGATGAGGACAGCTCAGCTTCTGAGGATTCCTTCTTCTCTGCAGCAGAG CTCTTTGACTCCCTCCACTTTGAGGAAATACCATTCCCCCTCTCTAAGCCGGTAGCAGCGTACGAAGAAGCTCTGCAGCTGGTGAAAGAAGGGAAAGTTGCCTGTAGGACACTGAG GACAGAACTCCTTGGCTGCTACAGTGACCAGGATTTCCTTGCAAAGCTGCACTGTGTCAGGCAGGCCTTCCAG gagctgctggaggatgaAAGCAATCAGCTATTTTTTGGAGAAGTTGGGAAGCAAATGGTGATAGGACTCATGACAAAAGCTGAAAAG AATCCCAAAGCTTTTCTGGAAAGCTACGAGGAGATGCTGCGTTATGCACTGAAGCAAGAGACCTGGCCAACTActcagctggagctggaaggaAGAGGG GTGGTGTGCATGAGTTTCTTTGATATTGTGCTGGACTTCATCCTCATGGATGCTTTTGAGGATCTGGAGAACCCCCCCTCCTCGGTGCTGGCTGTGCTGCGCAACCGCTGGCTGTCTGACAGCTTCAAGGAGACG GCTCTAGCAACTGCCTGCTGGTCAgttctgaaagcaaaaaggagGCTTCTGATG GTACCAGATGGCTTTATCTCTCATTTCTACTCCGTATCGGAGCATGTCAGTCCTGTTCTAGCCTTTGGTTTTCTGGGGCCCAAGCAGCAGCTGTCAGAAGTCTGCAGTTTCTTCAAG CACCAGATAGTGCAGTACCTGAAGGACATGTTTGATTTGGACAACGTGAGGTACACGACAGTGCAGTCACTAGCAGAAGACATCCTGCAGCTCTCACGGCGCCGCAGCGAGATCCTCCTGGGCTATCTGGGCACTGAGACTTCCCCGGAGATGAATGGCACAGTTCCTGGGGAAAATGAGCCACTGAAGGAGCTCATCTGA
- the MIGA2 gene encoding mitoguardin 2 isoform X1 — MAFRRTEGMSIIQALAMTVAEIPVFVYTTFGQSVFSQLRLSPGLRKVLFATALGTVALALAAHQLKRRRRRKKQIAPEKCGFKAGGITVPILPTRRVSSVKKGYTSRRVQSPGSKSNDTLSGISSIEPSKHSSSSHSLASMVAVNSSSPTPAGMWEAQAMGDAGAIGDSSAESLYVQGMELFEEALQKWEQALTIRQRDSASTSTPVPWDSKKQQDSISENIPEEESQKREFAEKLESLLHRAYHLQEEFGSSLPSDSMLLDLEKTLMLPLADGSLRLRTDDEDSSASEDSFFSAAELFDSLHFEEIPFPLSKPVAAYEEALQLVKEGKVACRTLRTELLGCYSDQDFLAKLHCVRQAFQELLEDESNQLFFGEVGKQMVIGLMTKAEKNPKAFLESYEEMLRYALKQETWPTTQLELEGRGVVCMSFFDIVLDFILMDAFEDLENPPSSVLAVLRNRWLSDSFKETALATACWSVLKAKRRLLMVPDGFISHFYSVSEHVSPVLAFGFLGPKQQLSEVCSFFKHQIVQYLKDMFDLDNVRYTTVQSLAEDILQLSRRRSEILLGYLGTETSPEMNGTVPGENEPLKELI, encoded by the exons ATGGCTTTCAGAAGGACAGAGGGAATGTCCATCATCCAGGCCCTGGCAATGACCGTGGCAGAGATCCCTGTGTTTGTTTACACAACGTTTGGGCAG TCTGTCTTCTCTCAGCTGAGGCTCTCCCCAGGCCTCCGGAAGGTGCTGTTTGCCACAGCCCTTGGGACAGTTGCCTTGGCTCTTGCAGCTCATCAGCTGAAGCGTCGGCGTCGTAGGAAGAAGCAGATTGCTCCTGAGAAGTGTGGCTTCAAGGCTGGAGGGATCACCGTGCCCATCTTGCCAACCAGAAGGGTCTCCTCGGTGAAGAAAG GATACACCAGCAGGAGGGTCCAGAGTCCTGGCAGCAAGAGCAATGACACACTCAGTGGGATTTCCTCCATTGAGCCCAGCAAACATTCCAGTTCCTCCCACAGCCTCGCTTCG ATGGTAGCAGTCAACTCTTCAAGTCCAACCCCAGCAGGGATGTGGGAGGCCCAGGCAATGGGAGATGCTGGAGCCATTGGTGATTCCAGTGCAGAAAGCCTCTATGTTCAAG GCATGGAGCTGTTTGAGGAGGCCCTGCAGAAGTGGGAGCAGGCACTGACCATCAGGCAGAGGGACAGTGCCAGTACCAGCACCCCTGTGCCCTGGGACAGCAAGAAACAGCAAGACAGCATTTCTGAGAACATCCCAGAG GAGGAGTCCCAGAAAAGAGAGTTTGCTGAGAAGCTGGAGTCCCTTTTGCACAGAGCCTACCACCTCCAGGAGGAGTTTGGGTCTTCACTTCCATCAGACAGCATGCTGCTGGATCTTG AGAAGACTTTGATGCTTCCACTGGCGGATGGGTCGCTGCGGCTTCGGACGGATGATGAGGACAGCTCAGCTTCTGAGGATTCCTTCTTCTCTGCAGCAGAG CTCTTTGACTCCCTCCACTTTGAGGAAATACCATTCCCCCTCTCTAAGCCGGTAGCAGCGTACGAAGAAGCTCTGCAGCTGGTGAAAGAAGGGAAAGTTGCCTGTAGGACACTGAG GACAGAACTCCTTGGCTGCTACAGTGACCAGGATTTCCTTGCAAAGCTGCACTGTGTCAGGCAGGCCTTCCAG gagctgctggaggatgaAAGCAATCAGCTATTTTTTGGAGAAGTTGGGAAGCAAATGGTGATAGGACTCATGACAAAAGCTGAAAAG AATCCCAAAGCTTTTCTGGAAAGCTACGAGGAGATGCTGCGTTATGCACTGAAGCAAGAGACCTGGCCAACTActcagctggagctggaaggaAGAGGG GTGGTGTGCATGAGTTTCTTTGATATTGTGCTGGACTTCATCCTCATGGATGCTTTTGAGGATCTGGAGAACCCCCCCTCCTCGGTGCTGGCTGTGCTGCGCAACCGCTGGCTGTCTGACAGCTTCAAGGAGACG GCTCTAGCAACTGCCTGCTGGTCAgttctgaaagcaaaaaggagGCTTCTGATG GTACCAGATGGCTTTATCTCTCATTTCTACTCCGTATCGGAGCATGTCAGTCCTGTTCTAGCCTTTGGTTTTCTGGGGCCCAAGCAGCAGCTGTCAGAAGTCTGCAGTTTCTTCAAG CACCAGATAGTGCAGTACCTGAAGGACATGTTTGATTTGGACAACGTGAGGTACACGACAGTGCAGTCACTAGCAGAAGACATCCTGCAGCTCTCACGGCGCCGCAGCGAGATCCTCCTGGGCTATCTGGGCACTGAGACTTCCCCGGAGATGAATGGCACAGTTCCTGGGGAAAATGAGCCACTGAAGGAGCTCATCTGA